The following proteins come from a genomic window of Streptomyces sp. NBC_01716:
- a CDS encoding DUF5941 domain-containing protein, with protein MSTAILTGTPVPGSPLEGDLRSLGFDVRTAPDAAAALSLLAAVPTADRVALVDQRFVGHLHTLRLALTDPRFPAAAVTGALTARPEARAALSAALTTVTNGTAAGRTSATTDAPAVRTGGTGLVTEAGRPVTHTAPATTELPLADRVTAALEADGTDVRHPELGSLVAAVPDAPAAREQALAAVAAVDDEAVRLRSAVKARDGFFTTFCISPYSRYLARWCARRGLTPNQVTTASLLTALIAAGCAATGTRGGFVAAGLLLLLSFVLDCTDGQLARYSLQYSTLGAWLDATFDRAKEYAYYAGLALGAACGGDDIWALALAAMVLQSVRHYVDFAFNEANADSTAATVNGKAVVGTPTTALSSRLDSVGWTVWVRRMIVLPIGERWAMIAVLTAVTTPRIVFYALLAGCAFAACYTTAGRVLRSVTREAVRTDRAAQALDDLADTGPLAELVARAVRRPARALPGILPLLIAVAGGAAAVATAAFGPLGSPVLVLGALVYVITSGIAVAQRMGGPLDWLVPPVFRATEYCAVLVIAARTDVPGALPAAFGLVAAVAYHHYDTVYRIRGGAGAPPRGLVRALGGHEGRTLLVAALAAFSTAESDLSPGLTLLAVAVAVIALTESIRFWVSSGAPAVHDEGETA; from the coding sequence CTGTCGACCGCCATCCTCACCGGCACACCGGTACCCGGATCGCCGCTCGAAGGCGATCTGCGGTCGCTGGGATTCGACGTGCGCACCGCGCCCGACGCCGCCGCGGCCCTGAGCCTGCTCGCCGCGGTCCCCACCGCTGACCGCGTCGCCCTGGTCGACCAGCGCTTCGTCGGTCATCTCCACACGCTGCGGCTGGCGTTGACCGATCCCCGGTTCCCGGCGGCGGCCGTCACCGGCGCGCTGACCGCGCGCCCCGAGGCACGTGCGGCGCTCTCCGCAGCGCTGACCACCGTGACGAACGGCACGGCCGCGGGCCGTACGAGCGCGACGACCGACGCCCCCGCCGTACGCACCGGTGGCACCGGCCTGGTCACCGAGGCCGGCCGGCCCGTCACCCACACCGCGCCCGCCACCACCGAGCTCCCCCTCGCCGACCGGGTCACCGCCGCGCTCGAAGCCGACGGCACCGACGTACGGCACCCCGAACTCGGCTCGCTCGTCGCCGCCGTCCCCGACGCACCGGCCGCCCGCGAACAGGCGCTCGCCGCCGTCGCGGCCGTGGACGACGAGGCGGTACGGCTGCGCTCCGCCGTGAAGGCCCGCGACGGCTTCTTCACCACCTTCTGCATCAGCCCCTACTCCCGCTACCTCGCCCGCTGGTGCGCCCGGCGCGGTCTGACCCCCAACCAGGTCACCACCGCGTCCCTGCTCACCGCCCTGATCGCGGCGGGCTGCGCGGCCACCGGCACCCGGGGCGGCTTCGTCGCCGCCGGACTGCTGCTGCTCCTCTCCTTCGTACTCGACTGCACCGACGGACAGCTCGCCCGCTACTCGCTCCAGTACTCCACGCTGGGCGCCTGGCTGGACGCGACCTTCGACCGGGCCAAGGAGTACGCGTACTACGCGGGTCTCGCACTCGGCGCGGCCTGCGGTGGTGACGACATCTGGGCCCTCGCGCTCGCCGCGATGGTCCTCCAGTCCGTCCGCCACTACGTCGACTTCGCCTTCAACGAGGCCAACGCCGACAGCACGGCCGCCACCGTCAACGGCAAGGCCGTCGTCGGCACCCCCACCACCGCCCTCTCCAGCAGGCTCGACAGCGTCGGCTGGACAGTCTGGGTGCGCCGGATGATCGTCCTGCCGATCGGCGAGCGCTGGGCGATGATCGCGGTCCTCACCGCCGTGACCACGCCCCGGATCGTCTTCTACGCGCTCCTCGCCGGCTGCGCGTTCGCCGCCTGTTACACCACCGCCGGCCGCGTCCTGCGCTCGGTGACCCGCGAGGCCGTCCGGACCGACCGCGCCGCCCAGGCGCTCGACGACCTCGCCGACACCGGACCGCTCGCCGAACTGGTCGCCCGCGCGGTGCGGCGCCCGGCCCGCGCACTGCCCGGCATACTCCCGCTCCTGATCGCCGTCGCGGGCGGCGCCGCCGCCGTCGCGACCGCGGCCTTCGGCCCGCTCGGCAGCCCCGTACTCGTCCTCGGCGCGCTCGTGTACGTCATCACGTCGGGGATCGCCGTGGCCCAGCGGATGGGCGGCCCGCTCGACTGGCTCGTCCCGCCGGTCTTCCGGGCGACCGAGTACTGCGCCGTCCTGGTCATCGCCGCCCGCACCGACGTCCCCGGCGCCCTGCCCGCCGCTTTCGGGCTGGTCGCGGCCGTCGCCTACCACCACTACGACACCGTGTACCGCATCCGTGGCGGCGCCGGAGCCCCGCCCCGCGGGCTGGTCCGGGCACTCGGCGGACACGAGGGCCGCACGCTCCTCGTGGCCGCGCTCGCCGCCTTCTCCACGGCCGAATCCGACCTGTCGCCGGGACTGACGCTGCTCGCCGTCGCCGTCGCCGTGATCGCGCTCACGGAGTCCATCCGGTTCTGGGTGTCCTCGGGAGCCCCCGCCGTACACGACGAAGGAGAAACCGCATGA
- the galE gene encoding UDP-glucose 4-epimerase GalE codes for MTWLITGGAGYIGAHVARSMTEAGERVVVLDDVSSGVADRLPAEIPLVRGSLLDREAVDRALAEHAVTGVVHLAAKKQVGESVERPLTYYRENVHGLTVLLEAVVAAGVERFLFSSSAAVYGVPDVELITEKTPAVPINPYGETKLTGEWLVRATGRAHSLSTACLRYFNVAGAARPELADTGVFNIIPMFFDRITRGEPVRIFGADYPTPDGTCVRDYIHVADLADAHLAVARRLAAQDVPGDVTYNIGRGEGVSVRELADLVGEVTGHRAPPVVEPRRPGDAAKAVASVDSITADLGWTARRGVREMVESAWEGWRLRHPELSAD; via the coding sequence ATGACTTGGCTGATCACAGGTGGAGCGGGGTACATCGGGGCGCATGTGGCGCGGTCCATGACGGAGGCGGGTGAGCGCGTCGTCGTCCTCGACGATGTCTCGTCCGGCGTCGCGGACCGGCTGCCCGCCGAAATCCCCCTGGTGCGGGGCTCGTTGCTCGACCGGGAGGCCGTCGACCGGGCGCTGGCCGAGCACGCGGTGACCGGTGTGGTGCATCTCGCCGCGAAGAAGCAGGTCGGCGAATCGGTCGAGCGGCCGCTCACCTACTACCGGGAGAACGTGCACGGACTCACCGTGCTGCTGGAAGCCGTGGTCGCCGCCGGGGTCGAGCGGTTCCTGTTCTCGTCGTCGGCCGCCGTGTACGGCGTGCCCGACGTGGAGCTGATCACCGAGAAGACCCCGGCCGTGCCGATCAATCCGTACGGCGAGACGAAGCTCACGGGCGAGTGGCTGGTACGCGCCACGGGCCGGGCCCACTCGCTGTCCACCGCGTGTCTGCGCTACTTCAACGTGGCGGGGGCGGCGCGCCCCGAGCTGGCGGACACCGGGGTGTTCAACATCATCCCGATGTTCTTCGACCGGATCACCCGCGGCGAGCCGGTGCGGATCTTCGGCGCGGACTATCCGACGCCCGACGGCACCTGCGTACGGGACTACATCCATGTCGCCGACCTCGCCGACGCCCATCTCGCGGTGGCCCGGCGGCTGGCCGCGCAGGACGTGCCCGGCGACGTGACGTACAACATCGGGCGCGGCGAGGGCGTCTCGGTGCGCGAGCTCGCGGATCTGGTGGGCGAGGTCACCGGCCACCGGGCTCCCCCGGTCGTCGAACCGCGCCGGCCGGGCGACGCGGCGAAGGCCGTCGCTTCGGTCGATTCGATCACCGCGGACCTGGGCTGGACGGCGCGGCGCGGGGTACGCGAAATGGTCGAATCGGCGTGGGAAGGCTGGCGGCTGCGGCACCCCGAGCTGTCGGCGGACTGA
- a CDS encoding cation diffusion facilitator family transporter gives MGAGHDHGHTHGGAPPPGTTTAAYAGRLRIALGITLSVMVMEIIGGIASDSLALVADAAHMATDAVGLALALLAIHFANRPTTGNRTFGLARAEILAALANCLLLLGVGGFLLFEAIERFITPAETKGGLAIIFAAVGMVANLISLSLLMRGQKESLNVRGAYLEVLADTLGSVTVLVSATIILTTGWQAADPIASLVIGLMIVPRTVKLLRETLNVLLEAAPKGVDMAEVREHIVALPGVEDVHDLHAWTITSGMPVLSAHVVVSQSVLDSVGHEKMLHDLQGCLGSHFDVEHCTFQLEPVGHAEHEANLCH, from the coding sequence ATGGGGGCTGGGCACGATCACGGGCACACGCACGGCGGCGCGCCACCGCCGGGGACCACGACCGCCGCGTACGCGGGGCGGCTGCGGATCGCGCTGGGGATCACCCTCTCGGTCATGGTCATGGAGATCATCGGCGGCATCGCCTCCGACTCCCTGGCGCTGGTCGCCGACGCCGCCCATATGGCCACGGACGCCGTCGGGCTCGCGCTGGCGCTGCTCGCGATCCACTTCGCCAACCGCCCGACGACGGGCAACCGTACGTTCGGGCTGGCCCGCGCCGAGATCCTGGCCGCGCTCGCCAACTGTCTGCTCCTGCTGGGCGTCGGCGGCTTCCTGCTCTTCGAGGCGATCGAGCGCTTCATCACCCCCGCCGAGACCAAGGGCGGGCTCGCGATCATCTTCGCGGCCGTCGGTATGGTCGCGAACCTCATCTCGCTCTCCCTGCTGATGCGCGGGCAGAAGGAGAGTCTCAATGTGCGCGGGGCGTATCTGGAGGTGCTGGCCGACACCCTTGGTTCGGTCACGGTCCTGGTCTCCGCGACGATCATCCTCACCACCGGCTGGCAGGCGGCCGACCCGATCGCCTCCCTGGTGATCGGCCTGATGATCGTCCCGAGGACGGTGAAGCTCCTGCGCGAGACGCTGAACGTACTGCTGGAGGCGGCGCCCAAGGGCGTGGACATGGCCGAGGTCAGGGAGCACATAGTGGCGCTTCCCGGCGTGGAGGACGTGCACGATCTGCACGCCTGGACGATCACCTCGGGCATGCCGGTGCTCTCGGCGCATGTGGTGGTGAGCCAGTCGGTGCTGGACAGCGTCGGGCACGAGAAGATGCTGCACGATCTCCAGGGGTGCCTCGGCTCCCACTTCGACGTCGAGCACTGCACCTTCCAGCTGGAGCCCGTGGGGCACGCCGAGCACGAGGCGAACCTCTGCCACTGA
- the idi gene encoding isopentenyl-diphosphate Delta-isomerase gives MPTTPVTATSSSPNGGAQEAIMLELVDEGGNTIGTAEKLAAHQPPGQLHRAFSVFLFDEQGRLLIQRRALGKYHSPGVWSNSCCGHPYPGEAPFAAAARRTYEELGISPKLLAEAGTVRYNHPDPGSGLVEHEYNHLFVGLPQATLRPNPAEIGDTAYVTPVELAERHRTAPFSAWFMTVLDAARPAIRELTGPAGGW, from the coding sequence ATGCCGACCACACCTGTCACTGCGACGAGCAGCTCGCCGAACGGCGGCGCACAAGAAGCGATCATGCTGGAGCTGGTCGACGAGGGCGGCAACACCATCGGCACCGCGGAGAAGCTCGCGGCCCATCAGCCACCGGGTCAGCTGCACCGGGCGTTCTCCGTCTTCCTCTTCGACGAGCAGGGCAGGCTGCTGATCCAGCGCCGCGCGCTCGGCAAGTACCACTCCCCCGGTGTCTGGTCGAACAGCTGCTGCGGGCACCCGTATCCCGGTGAGGCGCCCTTCGCCGCCGCCGCCCGGCGTACGTACGAAGAACTCGGCATCTCGCCCAAGCTCCTCGCCGAGGCGGGCACGGTCCGCTACAACCACCCGGACCCGGGGTCCGGGCTGGTCGAGCACGAGTACAACCACCTCTTCGTGGGGCTCCCGCAGGCGACGCTGCGGCCGAACCCCGCGGAGATCGGCGACACGGCGTACGTCACGCCGGTGGAGCTGGCGGAGCGGCACCGGACGGCGCCGTTCTCGGCGTGGTTCATGACCGTGCTCGACGCGGCGCGCCCGGCGATCCGGGAACTCACGGGGCCCGCCGGGGGCTGGTAG
- a CDS encoding enoyl-CoA hydratase/isomerase family protein: MEPTEPAPPRLTTAVADGIATVTITHPAKRNALTPDMWRALPELLAGMATDPAVHALVLTGAGDSFSAGADIAALREPGDAIRDLSVRAEEVLAAFPKPTLAAVRGYCVGGGAQLAVACDLRFAEEGARFGITPAKLAVVYRSSSTRRLVSLVGPSTAKYLLFSGELIETERALRVGLVDEVLAPGELGKRVAEFTRVLTSRSRLTQAAAKEFAAGREDRDAYWDEQARVSGDRAEGVTAFLERREPRFGWTVRE, translated from the coding sequence ATGGAGCCCACCGAGCCCGCACCGCCACGGCTGACCACCGCCGTCGCCGACGGGATCGCCACCGTCACGATCACCCATCCCGCCAAACGCAACGCGCTGACCCCGGACATGTGGCGGGCGCTGCCCGAACTGCTGGCCGGGATGGCGACGGACCCCGCCGTACACGCGCTGGTACTCACCGGCGCCGGTGATTCCTTCAGCGCGGGCGCCGACATCGCGGCGCTGCGCGAGCCGGGCGACGCGATACGGGACCTCAGCGTACGGGCGGAGGAGGTGCTGGCCGCGTTCCCGAAGCCGACGCTCGCGGCCGTACGGGGCTACTGCGTGGGCGGCGGCGCCCAGTTGGCGGTCGCGTGCGATCTGCGGTTCGCGGAGGAGGGCGCGCGGTTCGGGATCACGCCCGCGAAGCTCGCTGTCGTCTACCGGTCGTCGTCGACCCGCCGGCTGGTCTCGCTGGTCGGTCCCTCGACCGCCAAGTACCTGCTGTTCTCGGGGGAGTTGATCGAGACCGAGCGCGCACTGCGGGTCGGCCTGGTGGACGAGGTGCTCGCTCCCGGCGAACTGGGCAAGCGGGTGGCCGAGTTCACCCGGGTACTGACCTCGCGCTCCCGGCTGACGCAGGCGGCGGCGAAGGAGTTCGCGGCGGGCCGCGAGGACCGGGACGCGTACTGGGACGAGCAGGCGCGCGTCAGCGGCGACCGGGCGGAGGGCGTGACGGCGTTCCTGGAACGGCGTGAGCCGCGGTTCGGGTGGACGGTACGGGAGTAG
- a CDS encoding SCO6745 family protein, protein MTTLAPRAGRRCHNAVNPLHSTVYFSPDLGKELAGAGVGHPRAVYFAGRGAAMGAVGPGVIAAAFYNFSYELVAQHVPAVWRVVSPETVLDARLRAVDSTLRRVLGEEAVASDEMAEAARLALRATEACTRTARPLYAAHADLPVPEQPHLAYWHAATLLREHRGDGHLTALLSAGLDPVEALVSHTATGKGMTPRWVLGTRGWHRTDWDAAAGRLRERGLLDEAGELTEAGTALRAGLEDHTDRLDSAPYEHLGAEGVERLTELARGFLVAATGNGAFPADLIGKS, encoded by the coding sequence ATGACCACTCTCGCCCCGCGCGCCGGACGCCGCTGTCACAACGCCGTCAATCCCCTCCACTCGACGGTCTACTTCTCCCCGGACCTCGGCAAAGAGCTCGCCGGTGCCGGTGTCGGCCACCCGCGCGCCGTGTACTTCGCCGGGCGCGGTGCCGCGATGGGCGCGGTCGGGCCCGGTGTGATCGCCGCCGCCTTCTACAACTTCAGCTACGAGCTGGTCGCCCAGCACGTCCCCGCCGTCTGGCGCGTCGTCTCGCCCGAGACCGTCCTCGACGCCAGGCTGCGCGCCGTCGACTCCACCCTGCGGCGCGTCCTTGGTGAGGAGGCCGTCGCGTCCGACGAGATGGCGGAGGCGGCCCGGCTCGCCCTGCGCGCCACCGAGGCGTGCACCCGCACCGCCCGGCCGCTCTACGCCGCACACGCCGACCTGCCGGTCCCCGAGCAGCCGCATCTCGCCTACTGGCACGCGGCGACGCTGCTGCGCGAACACCGCGGTGACGGTCATCTCACCGCGCTGCTGTCCGCCGGGCTCGACCCGGTCGAGGCGCTGGTCAGCCATACCGCTACCGGCAAGGGCATGACCCCGCGCTGGGTGCTCGGCACCCGGGGCTGGCACCGTACGGACTGGGACGCCGCCGCCGGCCGGCTGAGGGAGCGCGGGCTGCTGGACGAGGCGGGCGAGCTGACCGAGGCGGGCACCGCGCTCCGCGCCGGGCTGGAGGACCACACGGACCGGCTCGACAGCGCGCCGTACGAGCACCTGGGCGCCGAGGGGGTGGAGCGTCTGACGGAGCTGGCGCGCGGATTCCTCGTCGCGGCGACCGGCAACGGGGCGTTCCCGGCGGACCTCATCGGCAAAAGCTGA
- a CDS encoding LPFR motif small protein, whose product MRAIADALRAVGGALATVVSLPFRLVAKLFGGASRGARGGGRPRRV is encoded by the coding sequence ATGCGTGCCATCGCAGATGCACTCCGCGCCGTCGGTGGCGCCCTCGCCACCGTGGTCTCCCTGCCGTTCCGGCTCGTCGCCAAGCTCTTCGGCGGCGCCTCGCGCGGCGCCCGTGGCGGCGGTCGCCCGCGCCGCGTCTGA
- a CDS encoding Tex family protein, protein MTTSIEGRIAEELGVRERQVKAAVELLDGGSTVPFIARYRKEATEMLDDTQLRTLEERLRYLRELEERRTAILESVREQGKLDEALEARIRAADTKSRLEDIYLPFKPKRRTKAQIAREAGLEPLADGLLANPSVDPLAAAAAFVDADKGVADAAAALEGARAVLTERFSEDADLIGELRERMWTRGRLTAKVREGKGNATEGPAAKFADYFDFAEAFTALPSHRMLALLRGEKEEILDLSLEPEADDDAAAQPGPSAYESMVARRFGIADRGRPGDKWLADTVRWAWRTRILVHLGIDLRLRLRTAAEDEAVRVFASNLRDLLLAAPAGTRATLGLDPGFRTGVKVAVVDATGKVVGIDTIYPHVPANKWDESLAKLARLCAEHSVDLIAIGNGTASRETDKLAGELIAKHPELKLTKVMVSEAGASVYSASAFASQELPDLDVSIRGAVSIARRLQDPLAELVKIDPKSIGVGQYQHDLSEVKLSRSLDAVVEDCVNGVGVDVNTASAPLLSRVSGIGTGLAAGIVAHRDSNGPFRSRRALKDVARLGPKAYEQCAGFLRIRDGDDPLDASSVHPEAYPVVRAMVKTTGSEVATLMGNAGALRSLRPADFVSDAFGLPTVTDILRELEKPGRDPRPAFKTATFMDGVEKIGDLTAGMVLEGVVTNVAAFGAFVDVGVHQDGLVHVSAMSRTFVKDPRDVVKPGDVVRVKVREVDIPRKRISLTLRLDDEPEPGGGERAPQQRGGKRASGGGERGGDRGGDRGRKRQPSAKPAPTNSAMADALRRAGLGG, encoded by the coding sequence GTGACGACGTCCATCGAAGGCAGGATCGCCGAGGAACTCGGCGTACGTGAGCGGCAGGTGAAGGCGGCCGTCGAGCTGCTGGACGGCGGGTCTACCGTCCCGTTCATCGCCCGCTACCGCAAGGAAGCGACCGAGATGCTCGACGACACGCAGTTGCGCACGCTCGAAGAGCGGTTGCGCTACCTGCGCGAACTGGAGGAGCGCCGGACGGCGATCCTGGAGTCCGTACGCGAACAGGGCAAGCTGGACGAGGCCCTGGAGGCGCGGATCCGGGCCGCCGACACCAAGTCGCGCCTTGAGGACATCTATCTGCCGTTCAAGCCCAAGCGGCGCACGAAGGCGCAGATCGCCCGTGAGGCCGGGCTCGAACCGCTCGCCGACGGGTTGCTCGCCAATCCGTCGGTGGACCCCCTGGCCGCCGCGGCGGCGTTCGTCGACGCCGACAAGGGTGTCGCGGACGCCGCCGCCGCGCTGGAAGGCGCCCGCGCCGTCCTCACCGAGCGTTTCTCCGAGGACGCCGACCTCATCGGTGAGCTGCGCGAGCGCATGTGGACGCGCGGGCGGCTCACGGCGAAGGTACGTGAGGGCAAGGGCAACGCCACGGAGGGTCCGGCCGCGAAGTTCGCCGACTACTTCGACTTCGCCGAGGCCTTCACCGCGCTTCCCTCGCACCGGATGCTCGCGCTCCTCCGGGGCGAGAAGGAGGAGATCCTCGACCTCAGCCTGGAGCCCGAGGCGGACGACGACGCCGCCGCGCAGCCGGGGCCCAGCGCGTACGAGTCCATGGTCGCCCGCCGCTTCGGCATCGCGGACCGCGGCCGGCCGGGCGACAAGTGGCTTGCCGACACGGTCCGTTGGGCCTGGCGCACCCGGATCCTCGTGCACCTCGGCATCGACCTGCGGCTTCGGCTGCGTACGGCCGCCGAGGACGAGGCGGTACGCGTCTTCGCGTCGAACCTGCGCGATCTGCTGCTGGCCGCGCCCGCGGGGACCCGTGCGACGCTCGGGCTCGACCCGGGCTTCCGTACGGGGGTCAAGGTCGCCGTCGTCGACGCGACGGGCAAGGTCGTCGGTATCGACACGATCTATCCGCATGTCCCGGCGAACAAGTGGGACGAGTCCCTGGCGAAGCTCGCCCGGCTCTGCGCCGAGCACTCCGTCGACCTGATCGCCATCGGCAACGGGACGGCGTCCCGTGAGACGGACAAGCTGGCGGGCGAACTGATCGCGAAGCACCCGGAGTTGAAGCTCACGAAGGTGATGGTCTCGGAGGCGGGCGCCTCCGTGTACTCCGCCTCCGCGTTCGCCTCCCAGGAGCTGCCCGACCTCGATGTCTCGATCCGGGGCGCCGTGTCGATCGCGCGGCGGCTCCAGGACCCGCTCGCCGAGCTGGTCAAGATCGACCCCAAGTCGATCGGCGTGGGCCAGTACCAGCACGACCTGTCCGAGGTGAAGCTCTCCCGCTCGCTCGACGCGGTCGTGGAGGACTGTGTGAACGGTGTCGGCGTCGACGTCAACACCGCGTCCGCGCCGCTGCTTTCGCGGGTCTCCGGCATCGGCACGGGTCTCGCCGCGGGCATCGTCGCCCACCGGGACTCCAACGGGCCGTTCCGCTCGCGGCGCGCGCTGAAGGATGTGGCGCGGCTGGGGCCGAAGGCGTACGAGCAGTGCGCGGGCTTCCTGCGGATCCGGGACGGGGACGATCCGCTGGACGCGTCGTCCGTCCACCCGGAGGCGTATCCGGTGGTCCGCGCGATGGTGAAGACGACGGGCAGCGAGGTCGCGACGCTGATGGGCAACGCGGGGGCGCTGCGCTCGCTGCGGCCCGCCGACTTCGTGAGCGACGCGTTCGGGCTGCCGACGGTCACGGACATCCTGCGCGAGCTGGAGAAGCCGGGGCGGGACCCGCGACCGGCGTTCAAGACGGCGACGTTCATGGACGGTGTCGAGAAGATCGGCGACCTGACCGCCGGGATGGTGCTGGAGGGCGTGGTCACGAACGTGGCGGCGTTCGGGGCGTTCGTGGACGTCGGGGTGCATCAGGACGGGCTGGTGCATGTGTCGGCGATGTCGAGGACGTTCGTGAAGGACCCGCGCGACGTGGTGAAGCCGGGTGATGTGGTGCGGGTGAAGGTCCGCGAGGTCGACATCCCGCGCAAGCGGATCTCGCTGACGCTGCGCCTGGACGACGAGCCGGAACCGGGCGGCGGGGAGCGGGCGCCGCAGCAGCGTGGCGGCAAGCGCGCCTCCGGCGGGGGCGAGCGGGGCGGTGACCGGGGTGGTGACCGCGGCAGGAAGCGACAACCGTCGGCGAAGCCGGCCCCGACGAACAGCGCGATGGCGGACGCGCTGCGGAGGGCGGGGCTTGGCGGTTGA
- a CDS encoding ABC-F family ATP-binding cassette domain-containing protein translates to MTATLVAKNLAAGHGDRSLFAGLDLVVAPGDVIGLVGVNGAGKSTLLRLLAGLDTPEDGALSLSPPTATVGHLPQEPERHPGESVRGFLARRTGVADAQVALDAATEALVDGAPGSDDAYAAGLERWLGLGGADLDERAEEVVASLGLTVGLDQPMTALSGGEAARAGLASLLLSRYDVFLLDEPTNDLDLDGLERLESFVTGLRAGTVVVSHDREFLTRTVTKVLELDLAQQQVNLFGGGYAAYLEERERARLHAREEYDEYADKRSALQGRAQMQRSWMDKGVKNARRKATDNDKIGRKFRSESTEKQAAKARQTQRQIERLDAEAVDEPRKEWELRMEIASAPRSGSVVATLNGAEVRRGDFHFGPASLQIDWADRIAITGANGAGKSTLLALLLGRLSPDEGAASLGSGVVVGEVDQARALFHGPETLLDAFCAAVPDTEPAEVRTLLAKFGLKAAHVLRPATTLSPGERTRAALALLQGRGVNLLVLDEPTNHLDLAAIEQLESALDSYEGTLLLVTHDRRMLGSVRTDRRIEVAAGKVTEA, encoded by the coding sequence ATGACTGCCACTCTCGTCGCCAAGAATCTCGCCGCAGGCCACGGCGACCGCTCACTCTTCGCGGGACTCGACCTCGTCGTCGCGCCCGGTGACGTGATCGGTCTCGTCGGGGTCAACGGAGCCGGGAAGTCGACCCTGCTCCGGCTGCTCGCCGGGCTCGACACCCCCGAGGACGGGGCGCTGAGCCTGTCCCCGCCCACCGCCACCGTCGGCCACCTCCCGCAGGAGCCCGAGCGGCACCCCGGCGAATCCGTGCGGGGCTTCCTCGCGCGGCGTACGGGCGTCGCCGACGCCCAGGTCGCCCTCGACGCGGCCACCGAGGCCCTGGTCGACGGCGCGCCCGGCTCGGACGACGCGTACGCCGCCGGCCTGGAGCGCTGGCTCGGACTCGGCGGCGCCGACCTCGACGAGCGCGCGGAGGAAGTGGTCGCGTCCCTCGGCCTGACCGTCGGCCTCGACCAGCCGATGACCGCCCTCTCCGGCGGCGAGGCCGCCCGTGCCGGCCTGGCGTCCCTGCTGCTGTCCCGCTACGACGTCTTCCTCCTGGACGAGCCGACCAACGACCTCGACCTCGACGGACTCGAACGCCTCGAATCCTTCGTCACCGGCCTCCGCGCGGGAACGGTCGTCGTCAGCCACGACCGCGAGTTCCTGACCCGCACCGTCACCAAGGTCCTCGAACTCGACCTGGCCCAGCAGCAGGTGAACCTCTTCGGCGGCGGCTACGCGGCGTATCTCGAAGAGCGCGAGCGGGCCAGGCTGCACGCCCGCGAGGAGTACGACGAGTACGCAGACAAGCGCTCGGCGCTCCAGGGCCGGGCCCAGATGCAGCGCTCCTGGATGGACAAGGGCGTCAAGAACGCGCGCCGCAAGGCCACGGACAACGACAAGATCGGCCGCAAGTTCCGCTCCGAGTCCACGGAGAAGCAGGCGGCGAAGGCCCGCCAGACCCAGCGCCAGATCGAACGCCTGGACGCCGAGGCCGTCGATGAGCCCCGCAAGGAGTGGGAACTCCGGATGGAGATCGCCTCGGCGCCGCGCTCCGGTTCCGTGGTCGCGACCCTGAACGGCGCCGAAGTCCGGCGCGGCGACTTCCACTTCGGACCCGCCTCGCTCCAGATCGACTGGGCGGACCGGATCGCCATCACCGGCGCGAACGGCGCGGGCAAGTCCACCCTGCTGGCGCTCCTCCTCGGACGGCTCTCACCCGACGAGGGCGCGGCCTCGCTCGGCTCGGGCGTCGTGGTCGGCGAGGTCGACCAGGCCCGCGCGCTGTTCCACGGCCCGGAGACGCTGCTCGACGCGTTCTGCGCGGCGGTCCCGGACACGGAACCGGCCGAAGTCCGCACGCTGCTGGCCAAGTTCGGCCTCAAGGCGGCCCACGTACTGCGCCCGGCGACGACGCTCTCCCCGGGCGAACGCACCCGCGCGGCCCTGGCGTTGCTCCAGGGCCGCGGAGTGAACCTCCTGGTCCTGGACGAACCGACGAACCACCTGGACCTCGCGGCGATCGAACAACTGGAGTCGGCACTCGACTCGTACGAGGGAACCCTGCTCCTGGTGACCCACGACCGCCGGATGCTGGGTTCGGTAAGGACGGACCGCCGAATCGAGGTCGCAGCGGGCAAGGTGACGGAGGCCTAG
- a CDS encoding TrmH family RNA methyltransferase, with protein MTAIRPRTPGELRRSRRPRAHSCWDHLYAAPLWPLHGANLGTLARTCDAVGACLALPRFPWVPEALARGNTLRRPLCVHWTGDPLGWLGRQRERGARVVGVELADEAVRLADLPAARQPTVMVLGHEQHGIPPEALDLLDTCVEIPMLGTGASLNVAVAGSLALYKLAGLL; from the coding sequence ATGACCGCGATCCGCCCGCGCACCCCGGGCGAACTGCGCCGCAGCCGCCGGCCGCGGGCCCACTCCTGCTGGGACCACCTCTACGCGGCTCCGCTGTGGCCGCTGCACGGCGCCAACCTCGGCACCCTCGCCCGCACCTGCGACGCGGTCGGCGCCTGCCTCGCCCTGCCGCGCTTCCCATGGGTCCCGGAGGCGCTCGCGCGCGGCAACACCCTGCGCAGACCCCTGTGCGTCCACTGGACGGGCGACCCGCTCGGCTGGCTGGGCAGGCAGCGGGAGCGCGGGGCGCGCGTCGTGGGGGTCGAGCTGGCCGACGAGGCGGTACGCCTGGCGGACCTGCCCGCCGCCCGGCAGCCCACCGTGATGGTCCTCGGCCACGAACAGCACGGCATCCCGCCCGAAGCCCTTGACCTGCTGGACACCTGCGTGGAAATCCCCATGCTCGGCACGGGCGCCAGCCTCAACGTCGCCGTCGCCGGCAGCCTGGCCCTCTACAAACTGGCGGGCCTCCTCTGA